A stretch of Leisingera sp. S132 DNA encodes these proteins:
- a CDS encoding murein transglycosylase A, with protein MIAALRGALGAAAIAGAAMTASGAHSETVSSILEFSQLDGWEKDNHAAALEVFLGTCQDLKDPDWAALCNAAQSQPKEGAKAFFELFFRPVLIEDGNPALFTGYFEPELSGSRYPTGRFRYPVYKMPPEARGDGLWLPRRDILTSDVMQGRGLEIAWVDDPVELFFLQIQGSGRIRLPDGSTIRVGYGGANGHPYKSIGQELVRRGVYNAHQVSAQVIKSWVRRNPADGKELLFHNPSYVFFREVRKVAASKGPLGAMNRSVTPMRTIAADPAYTPLGAPVWVEKDGHMPLRRLMVAQDTGSAIKGAQRADIFVGTGDAAGETAGTMKDPGRMVLLLPIQRAYAMLPEDI; from the coding sequence ATGATTGCGGCGCTTCGGGGGGCACTTGGGGCAGCTGCGATTGCAGGTGCCGCGATGACCGCCTCCGGGGCGCACTCCGAAACTGTGTCCAGCATTCTGGAATTTTCCCAGCTGGATGGCTGGGAAAAGGATAACCACGCGGCTGCGCTGGAGGTTTTCCTGGGAACCTGCCAGGACCTCAAGGACCCTGACTGGGCGGCCTTGTGCAACGCAGCACAGTCCCAGCCAAAAGAAGGTGCAAAGGCCTTTTTTGAGTTGTTCTTCCGTCCGGTTCTGATCGAAGACGGTAACCCTGCCTTGTTTACTGGCTACTTCGAGCCAGAACTGAGTGGCTCCCGCTATCCCACGGGCCGCTTCCGTTATCCGGTTTACAAGATGCCGCCCGAGGCACGGGGTGACGGCTTGTGGTTGCCGCGGCGGGATATCCTGACCAGCGACGTGATGCAGGGCCGGGGTCTGGAAATCGCCTGGGTCGATGATCCGGTGGAGCTGTTCTTTCTGCAAATCCAAGGATCCGGTCGAATTCGCTTGCCTGATGGCTCCACAATTCGCGTGGGCTATGGCGGGGCCAACGGTCATCCCTATAAATCCATCGGTCAGGAACTGGTGCGCCGCGGCGTCTACAACGCCCACCAGGTGAGTGCCCAGGTGATTAAGTCCTGGGTGCGCCGCAACCCGGCCGACGGCAAGGAACTGTTGTTCCACAATCCTTCCTATGTGTTCTTCCGGGAGGTGCGCAAAGTTGCGGCGTCCAAGGGGCCGCTTGGCGCGATGAACCGGTCTGTCACACCAATGCGCACCATTGCCGCCGATCCTGCCTACACCCCGCTCGGTGCGCCGGTCTGGGTGGAAAAGGACGGGCATATGCCGCTGCGGCGGCTGATGGTCGCGCAGGATACCGGCTCTGCGATCAAGGGCGCACAGCGGGCCGACATCTTTGTCGGAACAGGTGATGCAGCGGGCGAGACCGCTGGCACCATGAAAGACCCGGGCCGGATGGTGCTGCTGCTGCCGATCCAGCGGGCCTATGCGATGCTGCCGGAAGACATTTGA
- a CDS encoding Smr/MutS family protein — MTRRKLTGDEIDLWHKVVKHTERLHPGAHSSPPAPPMPKPKPVKQPEPRMTAFEIGSRAKVKPLKHDLKPTIARSLSSDPLQMDEKAFRRMKRGKIRPEGKLDLHGMRIDTAHPSLTRFILSAQASGKRLVLVVTGKGKDRDEPGPMPVPRGVLRHKVPQWLALPPLSQAVLQVTPAHISHGGEGAYYVYLRRSR, encoded by the coding sequence ATGACACGGCGCAAACTGACAGGCGACGAAATCGACCTTTGGCACAAGGTCGTGAAGCACACAGAGCGGTTGCATCCGGGTGCGCATTCTTCGCCGCCAGCTCCGCCGATGCCCAAACCCAAACCGGTCAAGCAGCCGGAGCCGCGCATGACCGCGTTTGAGATTGGCAGCCGGGCCAAGGTGAAACCCCTCAAACACGATCTGAAACCAACGATAGCCCGCAGCCTTTCCAGTGATCCGCTGCAAATGGACGAAAAGGCCTTCCGCCGCATGAAGCGCGGAAAGATCCGGCCGGAAGGTAAACTGGATCTGCATGGCATGCGGATCGACACTGCGCATCCTTCTCTCACGCGCTTTATCTTGTCGGCACAGGCGTCGGGAAAGCGGCTGGTGCTGGTGGTAACCGGCAAGGGAAAGGACCGGGACGAGCCGGGTCCGATGCCGGTGCCGCGCGGTGTCCTGCGTCACAAGGTGCCGCAGTGGCTGGCCCTGCCGCCTTTGTCGCAAGCCGTCTTGCAGGTCACGCCGGCCCACATCAGCCATGGCGGAGAAGGCGCCTACTATGTCTATCTCAGGCGCAGCCGTTAA
- a CDS encoding alpha/beta hydrolase, with protein sequence MQDLRAVCVFLLIWLAGCADRSYSPTVPEALDVGQPATVFAATNREPLPDGTFGAERTDGLSLLELTVSIPPEHTPGSLKFGYANPDPSAEFTMAGRRKFQTEAAFSSRLQQELAKFPANERDVTVFVHGFNSTQAETAFRAAQLTHDLNVPGATVIYSWPSKGKALGYAYDGDSVLFARDGLESLLRKLRSFGASRVVVVAHSMGGLLTMEALRQIEIKSPGWTARNLGGVVLMSPDLDVDVFKSQMSRFAEVPQPFAIFVSQKDNILTLSQRLRGLNGRARLGNLNNAEEISDLPVEIIDTTAFADEAESQHFVAATSPALLALLNGARETAQTFDRDQDRLRRLLPGQVIVRDNAIEIALDGPPSDNR encoded by the coding sequence ATGCAGGATCTGCGCGCGGTTTGCGTTTTTTTACTGATTTGGCTGGCAGGTTGTGCGGACAGATCCTACTCGCCGACAGTCCCTGAAGCCTTGGACGTTGGACAACCCGCAACTGTCTTTGCAGCTACAAACCGGGAACCCTTGCCCGATGGCACGTTCGGAGCCGAGAGAACCGACGGTTTAAGCCTGCTTGAATTGACAGTTTCAATTCCGCCCGAACACACACCCGGCTCTCTGAAATTCGGTTACGCAAATCCGGACCCTTCGGCTGAGTTCACTATGGCGGGCCGCAGGAAATTTCAAACTGAGGCCGCCTTTTCTTCCAGGCTGCAACAGGAATTGGCCAAGTTTCCAGCCAATGAGCGGGACGTTACAGTTTTTGTGCACGGCTTCAATTCCACCCAGGCGGAAACAGCGTTCAGAGCCGCCCAGCTGACACATGACCTGAATGTTCCCGGTGCAACTGTCATTTATTCCTGGCCCAGCAAAGGCAAGGCGCTTGGCTATGCCTATGACGGTGACAGTGTTCTGTTCGCCCGTGACGGTCTGGAGTCTCTGCTGCGCAAGCTGCGCAGCTTCGGCGCTAGCCGGGTTGTTGTCGTGGCACATTCGATGGGCGGGCTTCTCACCATGGAGGCGCTGCGGCAGATCGAGATCAAGTCGCCAGGGTGGACCGCGCGTAACCTGGGCGGCGTGGTGCTGATGTCACCGGATCTGGACGTGGATGTTTTCAAATCGCAAATGAGCCGCTTTGCAGAAGTCCCGCAGCCGTTTGCGATTTTCGTTTCGCAAAAGGACAATATCCTGACCCTGTCGCAGCGGCTGCGCGGGTTGAACGGGCGTGCAAGGCTCGGCAACCTGAACAATGCAGAGGAGATCAGTGATCTCCCCGTGGAGATTATTGATACGACAGCTTTTGCTGATGAAGCGGAATCCCAGCATTTTGTCGCTGCGACCTCGCCAGCGCTGCTGGCGCTGCTGAACGGTGCGCGTGAAACAGCACAAACCTTTGACCGTGATCAGGATCGTCTGCGCAGGCTTTTGCCCGGTCAAGTCATTGTCCGGGACAACGCAATTGAAATCGCCCTGGACGGCCCCCCGTCGGACAATCGGTGA
- the hslU gene encoding ATP-dependent protease ATPase subunit HslU, with the protein MTDLTPREIVSELDRFIIGQKEAKRAVAVALRSRWRRKQLADDLRDEVYPKNILMIGPTGVGKTEISRRLAKLARAPFIKLEATKFTEVGYVGRDVEQIIRDLVDSAIAQTREYMREDVKANAHKAAEDRVVEAIAGTDAREATREMFRKKLKAGELDDTVIELDVADNSNPMGMFEIPGQPGGGNMGMLNLGDLFGKAMGGRTTRKKMTVSESYEVLIGEEADKLLDDETVTRTALEAVEQNGIVFLDEIDKVCARQETRGGDVSREGVQRDLLPLIEGTTVSTKHGPVKTDHILFIASGAFHIAKPSDLLPELQGRLPIRVNLRPLTEKDFVRILTETDNALTRQYTALMGTEEVEVTFTEDGIAALAKIAAEVNQTVENIGARRLYTVMERVFEELSFTAPDRSGEAVTVDAAFVKKNLGELGQSADVSRYVL; encoded by the coding sequence ATGACTGATCTGACCCCGCGCGAAATCGTTTCCGAACTGGACCGCTTTATTATCGGCCAGAAGGAAGCCAAGCGTGCCGTAGCAGTAGCGCTGCGCAGCCGCTGGCGGCGCAAGCAACTGGCCGACGACTTGCGCGACGAGGTATATCCCAAGAACATCCTGATGATTGGGCCCACCGGCGTCGGCAAGACCGAGATTTCCCGCCGCCTGGCCAAGCTCGCGCGGGCACCTTTCATCAAATTGGAGGCCACCAAGTTCACCGAAGTCGGCTATGTCGGCCGTGACGTGGAACAGATCATCCGCGACCTGGTGGACAGCGCCATTGCTCAGACCCGCGAGTACATGCGCGAAGACGTGAAGGCCAACGCCCACAAGGCTGCAGAGGACCGCGTTGTGGAAGCCATCGCCGGCACCGATGCCCGTGAAGCCACCCGCGAAATGTTCCGCAAAAAGCTGAAGGCGGGCGAACTCGACGACACGGTGATCGAGCTTGATGTGGCCGACAACTCCAATCCGATGGGCATGTTCGAAATTCCAGGCCAGCCCGGCGGCGGTAACATGGGGATGCTGAACCTGGGCGACCTGTTCGGCAAGGCGATGGGCGGGCGCACCACCCGCAAGAAGATGACCGTTTCCGAAAGCTATGAGGTGCTGATCGGCGAAGAGGCCGACAAGCTGCTGGACGACGAAACCGTTACCCGCACTGCTCTGGAAGCCGTCGAACAGAACGGCATTGTGTTCCTGGATGAGATCGACAAGGTTTGCGCCCGCCAGGAAACCCGTGGCGGAGATGTCAGCCGCGAAGGCGTGCAGCGCGACCTGCTGCCGCTGATCGAAGGCACCACCGTCAGCACAAAGCACGGGCCGGTCAAGACCGACCATATTCTGTTTATCGCCTCAGGTGCATTTCACATTGCCAAACCGTCCGATCTGCTGCCGGAACTGCAAGGCCGCCTGCCAATCCGGGTGAACCTCAGGCCACTGACCGAAAAGGACTTTGTCCGCATCCTCACCGAGACCGACAACGCGCTGACGCGACAGTACACAGCGCTGATGGGGACCGAGGAAGTTGAAGTGACTTTCACGGAGGACGGTATCGCTGCACTGGCCAAGATTGCGGCCGAGGTGAACCAGACAGTGGAAAACATCGGCGCACGGCGGCTCTATACCGTGATGGAACGTGTCTTCGAAGAGCTATCGTTCACGGCGCCGGACCGCTCTGGAGAGGCCGTCACGGTTGACGCAGCCTTTGTCAAAAAGAACCTGGGCGAGCTTGGCCAGTCTGCGGATGTCAGCCGTTACGTGCTGTAA
- the hslV gene encoding ATP-dependent protease subunit HslV encodes MADDQFPGWHGTTIIGVKKGGQVVIAGDGQVSLGQTVIKGTARKVRRLSPGGFDVVAGFAGSTADAFTLLERLEAKLEATPGQLARASVELAKDWRTDKYLQKLEAMLIVTDGTDMFVITGAGDVLEPEHDVAAIGSGGNFALAAARGMMDSDRSAETVARDAMAIAADICVYTNGRLTVETIGQDG; translated from the coding sequence ATGGCAGACGATCAATTCCCCGGCTGGCACGGCACCACCATCATCGGCGTCAAGAAGGGCGGGCAGGTTGTCATTGCCGGCGACGGCCAGGTGTCGCTGGGGCAGACTGTGATCAAGGGCACCGCCCGCAAGGTGCGGCGCCTGTCGCCTGGCGGCTTTGATGTGGTGGCGGGTTTTGCCGGCTCTACCGCGGATGCATTCACCTTACTGGAACGTCTGGAAGCCAAGCTGGAAGCCACCCCCGGGCAATTGGCCCGCGCCAGTGTTGAACTGGCCAAGGACTGGCGCACCGACAAATACCTGCAGAAACTGGAGGCGATGCTGATCGTCACCGACGGTACCGACATGTTCGTGATCACCGGCGCCGGCGACGTGCTGGAGCCTGAGCATGATGTTGCTGCCATCGGTTCCGGCGGCAATTTTGCCCTGGCTGCGGCCCGCGGCATGATGGACAGCGATAGATCCGCCGAAACCGTGGCCCGCGACGCCATGGCCATCGCCGCCGACATCTGCGTCTATACCAATGGCAGGCTGACGGTGGAAACCATCGGCCAGGACGGCTGA